The Erigeron canadensis isolate Cc75 chromosome 4, C_canadensis_v1, whole genome shotgun sequence genome window below encodes:
- the LOC122597428 gene encoding uncharacterized protein LOC122597428: MNPNLFQEDSGDEEFMGIMSDCVDLLEKGETSGRPRIPHTVIRRDRETADEQLMADYFVKDAKYTLWYFRRRFRMLRPLFMRIVNDILSYPSRHPGHVPEHFRRMQDKLLDGRKRVGFSTIKKCVSAIRQLAYGYNPGALDDYLQIGEGTSRVYLDHYSKCVFQLYKEEYLRRPTPEDIDRLYDKYEELHGFPRMLGSIDCMHWPWKNCPKAWQGQYTRGDHDHPTIMLEAVASYDLWIWHAYFGTAGSNNDINVLNNSPVFREIIEDRAQDSSFKVNGTHYRKWYYLRSSQCLLSRTHARKKKRRKKFKQYQESARKDVERAFRSLQNQWHILTQPARAKSINRICRTKYACVILHNMIVEGSSHTISTLEEDGLIQPPTFQRTFEERMAVHERTNKELRDRHVHHALRHDLTEHILRLPSS; encoded by the exons ATGAATCCCAATTTGTTTCAAGAAGACTCCGGTGATGAGGAGTTTATGGGGATCATGTCGGATTGTGTTGATTTGCTTGAGAAAGGTGAAACATCCGGGAGACCACGTATACCACACACCGTCATAAGAAGAGATCGTGAAACTGCCGATGAGCAACTAATGGCGGATTATTTTGTTAAAGATGCAAAGTACACGCTTTGGTATTTTAGGCGCCGGTTCCGAATGTTGAGACCGTTGTTCATGCGCATAGTTAATGATATACTCTCGTATCCGTCTCGACATCCAGGTCATGTGCCCGAGCATTTTAGAAGAATGCAAGACAAGCTTCTTGATGGGCGAAAACGGGTGGGTTTTAGTACAATAAAAAAGTGTGTGTCCGCCATACGTCAATTGGCGTATGGATACAACCCTGGCGCACTTGACGACTATCTTCAAATTGGAGAGGGAACGAGTAGAGTATACCTAGACCACTATTCCAAATGTGTGTTTCAACTATACAAAGAGGAGTACTTGCGCAGACCAACACCAGAGGATATAGATCGATTGTATGATAAATACGAAGAGCTTCATGGTTTCCCGAGGATGCTTGGGAGCATCGATTGTATGCATTGGCCTTGGAAAAATTGTCCTAAGGCATGGCAAGGGCAATACACGCGTGGTGATCACGACCATCCAACAATCATGCTTGAAGCAGTTGCCTCAtacgatttatggatttggcATGCATATTTTGGCACAGCGGGATCCAACAATGACATAAATGTGCTAAATAATTCCCCTGTATTTAG GGAAATCATCGAGGATCGTGCTCAAGATTCTTCGTTTAAGGTTAACGGAACACACTACAGAAAATGGTACTACCTCCGGAGTAGTCAATGTTTGTTAAGTCGTACTCATGCCcgcaagaagaaaagaagaaaaaaattcaaacaataTCAAGAAAGTGCGAGAAAGGATGTTGAGCGTGCATTTAGATCTCTTCAAAATCAATGGCATATTCTAACCCAACCAGCCAGAGCTAAAAGCATTAACCGGATTTGTCGAACCAAGTACGCATGTGTTATATTGCACAACATGATAGTTGAAGGCTCGAGCCACACCATAAGCACACTTGAGGAAGACGGTTTAATCCAACCACCTACTTTTCAACGTACTTTCGAGGAGAGGATGGCGGTTCACGAGCGTACCAACAAGGAGCTTCGTGACCGACATGTGCATCACGCCCTTCGTCATGATCTTACGGAGCATATATTGCGTCTTCCTTCGTCATGA
- the LOC122597742 gene encoding cyclin-D1-1, giving the protein MSVTYSDCFSDLLCGEDSGILSGEDQPESSYESENNYYCPDFDDSIAEFIEQERKFVPGIDYVERFQSHVLDASAREESVAWILKVQRFYGFQPLTAYLAVNYLDRFIYCRGFPVANGWPLQLLSVACLSLAAKMEEPLVPSIVDLQVEGAKYIFEPRTIRRMEFLVLSVLDWRLRSVTPFSFIGFFAHKIDSTGTYTGFLISRATQIILSNIQEASLLEYWPSCIAAATILCAASDLSNFSLINAEHAESWCDGLSKEKISKCYSLVQGVSPLERSKTHIRVMTRMSTGSGDSSSSSSSPSSSSYKRRKLNNSSWVDDDKRSSSS; this is encoded by the exons ATGTCAGTAACATACTCTGACTGTTTCTCCGATTTACTTTGCGGCGAGGATTCCGGCATATTGTCCGGCGAAGACCAACCGGAGAGTTCATATGAATctgaaaataattattattgtccCGATTTCGATGATTCTATCGCTGAGTTTATAGAACAAGAACGTAAGTTTGTTCCTGGGATTGATTATGTTGAAAGATTTCAGTCTCATGTTCTTGATGCTTCCGCTAGAGAAGAATCTGTTGCATGGATCCTAAAG GTACAACGGTTTTATGGTTTTCAGCCGTTGACGGCGTATCTTGCAGTTAACTACCTCGATCGATTCATCTACTGTCGTGGATTTCCGGTG GCAAATGGGTGGCCTTTGCAACTATTATCCGTGGCTTGTCTGTCTTTGGCTGCTAAAATGGAAGAACCCCTTGTTCCTTCTATTGTGGATCTTCAG gttgAAGGTGCAAAGTATATTTTCGAGCCAAGAACAATCCGAAGAATGGAGTTTCTGGTGTTAAGTGTTTTGGATTGGAGGCTACGATCCGTTACGCCTTTTAGCTTCATCGGATTTTTTGCTCACAAAATCGATTCAACAGGGACTTATACCGGCTTCCTTATCTCAAGGGCCACACAAATCATTCTATCAAATATTCAAG AAGCTAGTTTACTTGAGTATTGGCCATCATGCATTGCTGCTGCAACTATACTTTGTGCAGCAAGTGATCTTTCTAATTTCTCACTTATCAATGCTGAACATGCCGAATCATGGTGTGATGGCCTTAGCAAA GAGAAGATCTCGAAATGTTATAGTCTAGTCCAAGGAGTGAGTCCATTAGAAAGATCAAAAACACATATACGAGTCATGACTCGCATGAGTACTGGATCAGGTgactcatcatcttcatcttcatcgcCATCCTCATCATCTTATAAAAGAAggaaattaaataattcctcGTGGGTAGATGATGACAAGAGATCAAGCTCTAGTTAA